In Bacteroidota bacterium, the DNA window TACAAATGCGTCGTCTGTCGATCCGCCGGCGGCAGCGATCGTCTCGATCGTTTTGCGGGTCACCGAACTGAATGCGATCCGCCACGCACTGTGCGACGCCCCACACGCGATCGGAATCACGGCATCGAAAAAGCCTGGCTCGAGCAATGCCAATTCCAGGAGCACCATTGCACCCATCGAACCTCCGATCCCGATACGTGCCCTGCGAATCCCCAACTCGGCAAGCGCAGAGAGCTGCGAGCGTGCGATGTCGCGTGTCGTGATCGACGGAAAGTCTTTCCCATACGGACGTCCGGTATGCGGTGCAATACTGTCCGGGCCGGTCGATCCGTAACAACTACCGATTGCGTTGAGACAGATTACGAAGTCATCGGCCGGATCGATCAGCTTCCCTGCGCCAACGAGTCCGCCCCACCATTGCGAAACATTTGTATCGCCGGTCAATGCGTGAAAGACGATGACTGCATTCGAACGTTCGGCATTGAGTGCGCCATAGGTAGTGTACGCGATCTCCACACCAGGAAGTATAGCGCCGCTATCGAGCACCAAATCGCCGATCGTACATCGAGAGAGTGAGCTCATGCGACCACCTCCTCGAGTGAAGGTGCAGTGATCGATACGCGACGTTCATGTGCCCCAAGTGCGCGATCGAGATCGTGCAGCAGATCGTCGATGTGCTCGATACCGACGCTAATACGAATGATGTCGTCGGTGATGCCTGCCTTCTTGCGCAGATCCGCACCCATGGATGCATGACTCATCGTCGCCGGATGTTCGATGAGCGATT includes these proteins:
- the metX gene encoding homoserine O-acetyltransferase; amino-acid sequence: MSSLSRCTIGDLVLDSGAILPGVEIAYTTYGALNAERSNAVIVFHALTGDTNVSQWWGGLVGAGKLIDPADDFVICLNAIGSCYGSTGPDSIAPHTGRPYGKDFPSITTRDIARSQLSALAELGIRRARIGIGGSMGAMVLLELALLEPGFFDAVIPIACGASHSAWRIAFSSVTRKTIETIAAAGGSTDDAFVQGMRIARQIGMTSYRCSEEFEQRFARDRREDQFEVEHYLQHQGEKIAARFSPHSYLRLTQAMETYDVSEAIGSLSCPSVFVGIDSDVLYPKSEIRSLASRIPMAKYVTLHANCGHDSFLVAEATLARLLTPFVTAIRQSSITEEIVQ